The nucleotide sequence TTAGGAGACAGGACTATACTGCCATATGGCGCATTGCAGTTTCTCCCAATTCATAAGTATAGGAGTGAACCACACATATCTATGGAATGAACACTCTGTGTATTTCTATAGTCTGTGGCTAAACTCAGTAAGAAGGTGgacctccaggagcaggactaaACAGCCTTGGATTAGAAGAATTTCAAATCATTGTCAAACCATTAATCAATGTATaaatgtatcaatatttaagttttaaatacaAATTGTTCTTCATATGTGTCTTCTTAATTGTCAACTTTTTCCTGTGTAGTTGGTGACAAAGTCCCTGCTGATATCAGAATCACCGCCATCCGCTCCACAACTCTGCGTGTGGACCAATCTATCCTCACTGGTTCGTCTCTGAAATTACAAAATCTGATCAGTTGCCTCCCAATACTCACAAAAACATTGCATGCATGTTTACCCTTTCTCACTTTATTCTCAGGTGAGTCCGTCAGTGTGATTAAACACACAGAGTCTGTTCCTGACCCCAGGGCTGTCAACCAGGACAAGAAGAACATGCTTTTCTCCGTGAGTTTCCCTTTCGTCAGCTTTCGGTGTCCCTCTCCTCTTTTTCTAGCACTAAAACATTGCTAATCAGGCtagaaacatgcttttaacatggtttttaaagtggttttggccagtCAAAGGCAAAACTGAAGGTATGACTAAGAAAAACTCTAGGGATCACTTGTTTGGAGATACCACTTGTAGTTATCTAGCACTAAAACATGCTCTCTCTTTCCTAGGGCACTAACATCGCTGCTGGCAAGGCTATCGGAGTTGTGGTTGCCACCGGCGTCTCGACTGAGATCGGTAAAATCCGTGACCAGATGGCTGCCACTGAGCAAGAGAAGACCCCCTTGCAGCAGAAGCTGGATGAGTTTGGTGAGCAGCTCTCCAAAGTCATCTCCCTCATCTGTGTGGCTGTCTGGCTCATCAATATTGGCCACTTCAACGACCCTGTCCACGGTGGCTCCTGGATCCGTGGTGCTGTCTACTACTTTAAGATCGCTGTGGCTCTTGCTGTAGCTGCCATCCCTGAAGGTGAGAATGCTGGAGTCATGACACAAATCAGGGTACAGCAGTGTGAAATCAAAAGGAAAAATTCATACAAGGTTCATGTCTTTATACATTGATCAAATCCAGAAGTGTGtatttgacacatttttttattttccaatagGTCTGCCTGCTGTCATCACCACCTGCTTGGCGTTGGGAACCCGCCGTATGGCTAAGAAGAACGCTATCGTCCGTTCTCTTCCCTCTGTAGAGACTCTGGGCTGCACATCTGTCATTTGCTCAGACAAGACCGGCACCCTCACCACCAATCAGATGTGTGTTACAAAGGTTTGTGAGACACATTGTCTTGCTCAAAAAGACATTAAGCAAGCTCAAATACACCAATCCTCTCAATACAACCATGAAACCCTTCTGTTCTACTCAGTGTTTTAAGCTTTGTTCTCTTTCTATTTAGATGTTCGTCATTGAGAAGGTGGACGGAGACTCTGTGAGTCTTGACCAGTATGACATTTCTGGATCCAAGTACACACCAGAAGGAGAAGTGtaagtaattttatattaattaagtgatgcaaacacacacacacacacacagactcaccaTTCTCCTTACTTTACCTTACAGTACAAAGGGTGGACTTCCTGTCAAGTGTAGTCAGTATGATGGCCTTGTTGAACTGGCGACCATCTGCGCCTTATGTAATGACTCCTCTCTGGACTACAATGAGGTAAGCAAACAATCATTCTTTTCTTATCAAATGTCTTCCATTTTGTGGAGCAACAACTGAGCTAAAGTCTCACTCTCTTGTTTTAAAGTCTAAAGGAATCTATGAGAAAGTGGGTGAAGCTACAGAGACCGCCCTGTGCTGCCTGGTTGAAAAGATgaatgtgttcaacactgatgTTCGTGGTCTGTCCAAGGTGGAGAGAGCCAACACATGCTGCACTGTAAGTATCTCAGCTCTTTAAGTTCATATTGGTCTGCTGTACTGTGTCCCTACATTATGACTGAAATATCAAAAGGATATCTATGATAGTGGTGCTTCTACACACATATGGTCAGATTATTTTGTAATAGTTCAACTGTCAAGTTCATATTCCAATatagaattttcatttaattccaTGCTTCTCTGTTTCTCTTGGTTTTCCTAGGTGGTCAAGCAGCTTATGAAGAAGGAATTTACTCTCGAGTTCTCCCGTGACAGGAAGTCCATGTCCGTCTATTGCTCCCCTGCAAAGGCCTCCAAGGCCGTTGTTGGAAGCAAGATGTTTGTCAAGGTAAGACTGATCCTCAAAACAACCTACTTAAATTAAATACCTTAAAGATAATCTAAATCTCAAAATCTTTATTGTTGTAGGGTGCTCCTGAGGGTGTGATTGACAGATGTGCCTATGTGCGTGTTGGAACCACCCGTGTGCCCCTGACTGGTCCAGTTAAGGATAAGATCATGGCTGTGATCAAGGAATGGGGAACTGGCCGTGATACCCTGCGCTGCCTTGCACTGGCAACCCGTGACAGCCCTCTGAGAAAGGAAGAGATGAACCTGGAGGACTCCACCAAGTTTGCTGACTATGaggtatttatttgaaagaaaaacacaCCATTTGTATTCCAACTGTCATGTTAACTGAATTTTTAATAAAGCTAACCCCTCCTTTTTTTGCTTTCCTCACAGACTGATCTCACATTCGTGGGTTGCGTTGGTATGCTGGATCCTCCTCGTAAAGAGGTTGTTGGATCCATTGAGTTGTGCAGGGCTGCTGGTATCCGTGTGATCATGATCACAGGTGAATCGTGTTCGATCCCAAAATAAGTGCCGACAGAACATTcgttaaaaatgcataataggTAATCCAATGCAATAATcctgaaaatataatttctttgtcCCAGGTGATAACAAAGGTACCGCTGTGGCTATCTGCCGCCGTATTGGCATCTTTGGTGATGATGAGGATGTGACAGGCCGTGCTTTCACTGGCCGTGAGTT is from Carassius auratus strain Wakin chromosome 28, ASM336829v1, whole genome shotgun sequence and encodes:
- the LOC113046946 gene encoding sarcoplasmic/endoplasmic reticulum calcium ATPase 1-like produces the protein MENAHTKETAECLAYFGVSETTGLAPDQVKKSQAKYGFNELPAEEGKSIWELVVEQFEDLLVRILLLAACISFVLAWFEEGEETVTAFVEPFVILLILIANAVVGVWQERNAESAIEALKEYEPEMGKVYRADRKSVQRIKAREIVPGDIVEVSVGDKVPADIRITAIRSTTLRVDQSILTGESVSVIKHTESVPDPRAVNQDKKNMLFSGTNIAAGKAIGVVVATGVSTEIGKIRDQMAATEQEKTPLQQKLDEFGEQLSKVISLICVAVWLINIGHFNDPVHGGSWIRGAVYYFKIAVALAVAAIPEGLPAVITTCLALGTRRMAKKNAIVRSLPSVETLGCTSVICSDKTGTLTTNQMCVTKMFVIEKVDGDSVSLDQYDISGSKYTPEGEVTKGGLPVKCSQYDGLVELATICALCNDSSLDYNESKGIYEKVGEATETALCCLVEKMNVFNTDVRGLSKVERANTCCTVVKQLMKKEFTLEFSRDRKSMSVYCSPAKASKAVVGSKMFVKGAPEGVIDRCAYVRVGTTRVPLTGPVKDKIMAVIKEWGTGRDTLRCLALATRDSPLRKEEMNLEDSTKFADYETDLTFVGCVGMLDPPRKEVVGSIELCRAAGIRVIMITGDNKGTAVAICRRIGIFGDDEDVTGRAFTGREFDDLPLAQQREAVRKACCYARVEPSHKSKIVEFLQGFDEITAMTGDGVNDAPALKKAEIGIAMGSGTAVAKSASEMVLADDNFSSIVAAVEEGRAIYNNMKQFIRYLISSNVGEVVCIFLTAALGLPEALIPVQLLWVNLVTDGLPATALGFNPPDLDIMGKAPRSPKEPLISGWLFFRYLAIGGYVGAATVAAAGWWFLYCDEGPMVSFYQLSHFMQCTAENEDFAGIECEVFEAAPPMTMALSVLVTIEMCNALNSLSENQSLVRMPPWSNLWLVGAMSLSMSLHFMIIYVDPLPMIFKLTHLSFDQWIVVLKLSFPVILIDELLKFVARNYLEQKDENLVSKKWD